From Scylla paramamosain isolate STU-SP2022 chromosome 18, ASM3559412v1, whole genome shotgun sequence, one genomic window encodes:
- the LOC135108961 gene encoding sporozoite surface protein 2-like, with amino-acid sequence MPHQPCLTNLPHQPCLTKPCLTNPASPTLPLQPCLTKAASAACLTNPASPECPTNPASPACLTRMPHQPCLTSLPHQPASPTLPHQPCLTKSWRANPASPALPHQAASPTLPHQSALPACLTNPASSTLPHQSCLTNPASSTLPHQSCFTNPASPTLPHQPASTACLTKPASPTIAHQPASPACLTNPATPTMTHQPASPACLTNPASPACLTNPASPACLTNPASPTLPHQPASPSCLANPASPTLPRQPCLTNPALPTLPH; translated from the coding sequence tcaccaaccctgcctcacaaaaccctgcctcaccaaccctgcctcaccaaccctgcctctccaaccctgcctcaccaagGCTGCCTCGGCAGCCTGtctcaccaaccctgcctcaccagAATGCCccaccaaccctgcctcaccagccTGCCTCACCAGAATGCCccaccaaccctgcctcaccagcctgcctcaccagcctgcctcaccaaccctgcctcatcaaccctgcctcaccaaaTCGTGGCGCGCCAATCCTGCCTCACCAGCTCTACCTCACCAGgctgcctcaccaaccctgcctcaccagTCTGCCTTACCGgcctgcctcaccaaccctgcctcatCAACCCTACCTCACCAATCCTGCCTCACCAATCCTGCCTCAtcaaccctgcctcaccaatCCTGCttcaccaaccctgcctcaccaaccctgcctcaccagccTGCTTCAACAGCCTGCCTCACCAAGCCTGCCTCACCAACCATAGCACACCAGCCTGCCTCACCagcctgcctcaccaaccctgccaCACCAACCATGACACACCAGCCTGCCTCACCagcctgcctcaccaaccctgcctcaccagcctgcctcaccaaccctgcctcaccagcctgcctcaccaaccctgcctcaccaaccctgcctcaccagccTGCCTCACCATCCTGCCTCgccaaccctgcctcaccaacccttCCTCgccaaccctgcctcaccaaccctgccttACCAACCTTGCCTCACTAA